Proteins encoded within one genomic window of Fusarium musae strain F31 chromosome 4, whole genome shotgun sequence:
- a CDS encoding hypothetical protein (EggNog:ENOG41~CAZy:GH45), producing the protein MRSYTLLALAGPLAVSAASGSGHSTRYWDCCKPSCSWSGKAAVNAPALTCDKNDNPISNTNAVNGCEGGGSAYACTNYSPWAVNDELAYGFAATKLSGGSEASWCCACYALTFTTGPVKGKKMIVQSTNTGGDLGDNHFDLMMPGGGVGIFDGCTSEFGKALGGAQYGGISSRSECDSFPELLKDGCHWRFDWFENADNPDFTFEQVQCPKALLDISGCKRDDDSSFPAFKGDTSASKPQASSSAKKTTSAAAAAQPQKTKDSAPVVQKSSTKAAAQPEPTKPTEKPTSTKPAAKPQTDKPVATKPAATKPAQPVNKPKTTQKVRGTKTRGSCPAKTDATAKASVVPAYYQCGGSKSAYPNGNLACAAGSKCVKQNEYYSQCVPN; encoded by the exons CTCGCCCTGGCCGGCCCTCTCGCTGTGAGTGCTGCTTCTGGAAGCGGCCACTCTACTCGATACTGGGATTGCTGCAagccttcttgctcttggagTGGAAAGGCTGCTGTCAATGCCCCTGCTTTGACTTGTGACAAGAACGACAACCccatctccaacaccaacgccGTCAACGGTTGTGAGGGCGGTGGTTCTGCTTATGCTTGCACCAATTACTCTCCTTGGGCTGTCAACGATGAGCTTGCCTATGGTTTCGCTGCTACCAAGCTCTCCGGTGGCTCCGAGGCCAGCTGGTGCTGTGCTTGCTATGC TTTGACCTTCACTACTGGTCccgtcaagggcaagaagatgatCGTCCAGTCCACCAACACTGGAGGTGACCTCGGCGACAACCACTTCGATCTCATGATGCCCGGCGGTGGTGTCGGTATCTTCGACGGCTGCACCTCTGAGTTCGGCAAGGCTCTCGGCGGTGCTCAGTACGGCGGTATCTCCTCCCGAAGCGAGTGTGATAGTTTCCCcgaacttctcaaggacgGCTGCCACTGGCGATTCGACTGGTTCGAGAACGCCGACAACCCTGACTTCACCTTCGAGCAGGTCCAGTGCCCCAAGGCTCTCCTCGACATCAGTGGATGCAAGCGTGATGATGACTCCAGCTTCCCTGCCTTCAAGGGTGATACCTCGGCCAGCAAGCCCCAGGCCTCCAGCTCCGCTAAGAAGACCACctccgctgctgctgccgctcAGCCCCAGAAGACCAAGGATTCCGCTCCTGTTGTCCAGAAGTCCTCCACCAAGGCTGCCGCTCAGCCCGAGCCCACTAAGCCCACCGAGAAGCCCACCTCTACCAAGCCCGCTGCGAAGCCCCAGACCGACAAGCCTGTCGCCACCAAGCCTGCTGCTACCAAGCCCGCTCAACCTGTCAACAAGCCCAAGACAACCCAGAAGGTCCGTGGAACCAAAACCCGAGGAAGCTGCCCGGCCAAGACTGACGCTACCGCCAAGGCGTCTGTTGTCCCTGCTTATTACCAGTGTGGTGGTTCCAAGTCCGCTTATCCCAACGGCAACCTCGCTTGCGCTGCTGGAAGCAAGTGTGTCAAGCAGAACGAGTACTACTCTCAATGCGTCCCCAACTAA
- a CDS encoding hypothetical protein (EggNog:ENOG41), with protein MESPGPGGFLPAPAGASLPSPAPSSASSFSNIQGLPTPRTKALKPNSSKEFMVRRYAEEQLLLVTRKYVKKFGNPEPGDTVVGYTRFGEVCRDLDSIINVLWKSGTRQDIETHEALPGFENGLRGGMTTTEMIRCRSLVDQCRVLMVEVMRDPAEEDEEEEEAETDTETEAEEPGIKGWGGVEDDDEMMLQLDAARVFEKTIVQLNERLGDLEPLQMSAD; from the exons ATGGAATCGCCAGGCCCGGGTGGCTTCTTACCAGCACCAGCTGGTGCAAGTCTCCCATCTCCTGCACCTTCATCAGCGTCATCATTCTCAAACATCCAAGGTCTTCCTACACCGAGAACAAAAGCCCTGAAGCCCAACTCAAGTAAAGAGTTCATGGTGCGAAGGTATGCGGAGGAACAGCTCCTACTGGTAACACGGAAATATGTCAAGAAGTTTGGGAATCCAGAACCCGGCGATACCGTGGTGGGATATACTAGGTTTGGTGAAGTATGTCGAGATCTCGATAGCATCATCAATGTGTTGTGGAAATCAGGCACTC GCCAAGACATCGAAACTCACGAAGCATTACCTGGTTTTGAGAACGGACTACGCGGCGGCATGACAACGACAGAAATGATCCGCTGCCGAAGTTTAGTAGATCAATGTCGGGTTTTGATGGTGGAAGTAATGCGAGatccagcagaagaagacgaggaagaggaagaagcagagacagATACCGAGACAGAAGCGGAAGAACCTGGGATCAAGGGGTGGGGAGGCGtggaggacgacgatgagatgatgcTACAGCTCGATGCGGCGCGGGTCTTTGAGAAAACGATTGTGCAGCTCAACGAGAGGCTTGGTGATCTGGAGCCATTGCAGATGTCTGCCGATTGA
- a CDS encoding hypothetical protein (EggNog:ENOG41): protein MGPKRIQVEPRGRRAPKGFIGSTYDALTSPDNAAVVRSIAIFGAAVTFLSSSWGEILLPP, encoded by the exons ATGGGCCCCAAGCGCATCCAAGTCGAGCCTCGTGGTCGTCGTGCCCCCAAGGGCTTCATCGGCTCCACCTATGACGCTCTTACCTCTCCCGACAATGCCGCTGTCGTCCGCAGCATTGCCATCTTTGGT GCTGCTGTGACATTCTTGTCTAGCTCTTGGGGTGAGATCCTTCTGCCTCCGTAA
- a CDS encoding hypothetical protein (EggNog:ENOG41), which translates to MERGGSPNGGDVNLDVNVDVEAQHSIQEPRSSPAPLSRLLSRRERASMTGQAHPAEIESVKSQDSNTNRLAGSRRFAVPGFMRIWGRNNTTPQSNDVRYATASPAPLLPIAEPQSPTRPEPIPIDRDVNGDNELLLKIHWKRISLKSWVDRLLDGIEDGGNTMKESAIATGHEEIIGDIPSSSWAVYHGFDRGA; encoded by the exons ATGGAGCGAGGTGGTAGTCCAAATGGAGGCGACGTCAACCTCGACGTCAATGTCGATGTCGAAGCTCAGCACAGTATACAAGAACCTCGTTCGAGTCCCGCGCCCCTATCACGTTTGTTGAGTCGAAGAGAACGTGCTTCAATGACGGGACAAGCTCATCCCGCCGAGATCGAGAGCGTCAAGTCTCAAGACTCGAATACAAATCGCCTGGCGGGTTCTCGAAGATTTGCTGTACCAGGGTTCATGCGAATATGGGGACGTAACAACACCACACCACAATCCAACGATGTTCGCTATGCCACGGCTTCTCCCGCGCCGCTTCTACCCATTGCTGAACCTCAATCGCCGACGAGACCTGAGCCT ATTCCCATCGATCGCGACGTCAACGGCGACAACGAActcctcctcaagatccATTGGAAGCGCATCTCTCTGAAATCCTGGGTGGATCGACTATTAGACGGCATCGAAGACGGAGGGAATACCATGAAAGAGAGCGCGATCGCCACAGGTCACGAAGAAATCATCGGCGACATCCCAAGTTCTTCCTGGGCTGTATACCATGGGTTCGATCGAGGCGCATGA
- a CDS encoding hypothetical protein (EggNog:ENOG41), translating into MTHKVNTREMNIMLILVVLFAAAFFFHGLIRLCLLIIKSNREAAERANRPPRYRAPRYAVPPVPIPVVLAQDEEAVGMESEATKTLPPAYGRWRETVRVDPDRLFWQRNEAVDLSQIRPSTRAGPRPPSYVSEDGISYVVEAQPRSTAPTTEVPLPTHPSELGRVARVPTE; encoded by the exons ATGACACACAAGGTCAACACTCGCGAAATGAACATCATGCTCATTCTCGTCGTCCTGTTCGCcgccgccttcttcttccacggCCTTATTAGACTGTGTCTcctaataattaaaagtaatcgCGAGGCCGCTGAGCGGGCAAATCGACCTCCTCGATATCGTGCGCCTCGATATGCCGTACCTCCTGTTCCCATTCCTGTTGTTCTTGCgcaggatgaagaagctgtcgGTATGGAGAGCGAAGCTACAAAGACACTACCACCAGCCTATGGGCGATGGCGCGAGACAGTG CGAGTTGACCCAGATCGTTTGTTCTGGCAGCGCAACGAGGCCGTGGATCTTTCTCAAATAAGACCTAGTACTCGAGCTGGTCCCAGGCCACCGTCGTATGTGTCTGAAGATGGTATATCATATGTAGTCGAGGCGCAACCTCGATCAACAGCACCAACAACTGAAGTGCCTCTACCAACACACCCATCAGAGCTTGGTAGAGTGGCTAGGGTACCGACTGAGTAG
- a CDS encoding hypothetical protein (EggNog:ENOG41): MSAEKRPADGDPSSSQSLVKRQNVNSSTGALARLNASSNALVQSAPRTSGLQAPVMELSGHSGEIFAAKFDPTGNLIASGGMDRSLMLWRTYGDCENYGILNGHRGAILDLQWSRDSEILYSASADMHLASWDLTSGTRIRRYVGHEEVINTVGISRRGEEILVSGSDDSTIGIWDPRSKNAVDYIQTEFPITAIAVSEAGNEIYAGGIDNDIRVWDLRKKSVIYSMLGHSDTITSLRVSPDSQSLVSYAMDSTVRTWDIRPFAPTERHIRTFDGATMGIEKNLLGASWDSEGKRIAAASGDGTVMVWSSETGKLAYKLPGHKGTVNCAEFSPNKEPILLSASSDRTMLLGELK; the protein is encoded by the exons ATGTCCGCCGAAAAACGTCCTGCCGATGGAGATCCCAGCTCTTCTCAGTCGCTCGTGAAGCGACAAAATGTCAACTCTTCTACAGGCGCTCTTGCGCGTCTGAACGCGTCAAGCAATGCGCTGGTACAATCT GCGCCCAGAACAAGCGGGCTTCAAGCTCCTGTTATGGAACTGTCAGGACACTCGGGCGAGATCTTTGCAGCAAAGTTCGATCCTACAGGCAATCTCATTGCTTCTGGTGGGATGGATAGATCTCTAA TGCTTTGGAGAACCTATGGCGATTGCGAAAACTACGGAATATTAAATGGTCACCGCGGTGCCATTCTGGACTTGCAATGGTCACGCGACTCGGAAATTCTATATAGTGCATCGGCTGACATGCATCTTGCGAGCTGGGATTTGACGTCAGGCACACGAATCCGCAGATATGTTGGGCACGAAGAAGTTATCAACACGGTGGGCATCAGCAGACGAGGAGAGGAGATACTCGTCAGTGGAAGCGACGACTCGACAATCGGAATCTGGGACCCCCGATCGAAGAACGCCGTCGACTACATCCAGACCGAGTTCCCTATTACCGCCATTGCTGTATCTGAGGCCGGTAACGAGATATACGCAGGCGGCATCGACAACGATATTCGAGTATGGGACTTGCGAAAGAAGTCGGTGATATACTCGATGCTGGGCCATTCAGACACCATCACCTCACTGAGAGTTTCGCCAGATTCTCAATCACTTGTCTCATACGCCATGGACTCTACAGTTCGAACATGGGATATCCGACCTTTTGCACCAACAGAACGACACATCCGAACCTTTGACGGTGCAACGATGGGCATAGAGAAGAACCTTCTTGGAGCAAGCTGGGACTCGGAAGGCAAGAGAATTGCAGCAGCATCAGGAGATGGAACAGTCATGGTCTGGTCAAGCGAGACAGGCAAGCTCGCTTACAAGCTGCCCGGTCACAAGGGCACAGTCAACTGCGCAGAGTTCTCGCCAAACAAGGAGCCTATTC TACTTTCTGCATCGTCAGACCGCACAATGCTACTTGGCGAGTTGAAATGA
- a CDS encoding hypothetical protein (EggNog:ENOG41~BUSCO:EOG09264OM7) codes for MAANKASRVGEETRIDKVNAELVTLTYGTIVAQLCKDYESDYAEVNKQLDKMGYNIGLRLIEDYLAKSNTMKRCANFRETAEMISRVGFKIFLNITPQVMNWTSENDQFSLVFEENPLADFVELPDDGRAQDQLWYSNILCGVLRGALEMVQMQVEAHFVSDVLRGNDSTEMRVSLIRYIDDELPPEDD; via the exons ATGGCGGCCAACAAAGCGTCCCGCGTGGGCGAGGA AACTCGAATCGACAAGGTCAACGCTGAGCTCGTCACCTTAACCTACGGAACTATCGTCGCACAACTATGCAAGGATTACGAGAGCGACTATGCCGAGGTGAACAAGCAACTCGACAAGATGGGTTACAACATTGGTCTGCGACTTATTGAAGACTACCTCGCCAAATCCAACACCATGAAGCGATGCGCCAACTTCCGCGAGACGGCAGAAATGATCTCCAGG GTTGGATTCAAGATATTCCTCAACATTACTCCCCAAGTGATGAATTGGACAAGCGAAAATGACCAGTTCTCGCTGGTGTTTGAAGAGAACCCGTTGGCCGACTTTGTCGAGCTTCCCGACGATGGCCGAGCGCAAGATCAACTTTGGTACTCCAACATTCTGTGTGGCGTGCTACGAGGAGCTCTGGAGATGGTGCAAATGCAAGTTGAAGCTCACTTTGTCAGTGACGTGTTGCGGGGCAACGACAGCACGGAAATGAGGGTATCGCTAATCAGATACATCGACGATGAACTCCCCCCAGAGGATGACTAA
- a CDS encoding hypothetical protein (EggNog:ENOG41~CAZy:GH16): protein MLNFIPIIAGLASLVSATSAPARPDLKLIWKDEFTGCQGCSPKTSNWNTALNINSNNELQTYSTSNKNIQLSGGDTLQLVPWKDGKGEWTSGRLESKKAFHADKNKALRVEASIRMGDSARKQGIWPAFWMLGDALRHGTGWPLCGEIDIFERVNGDLTGFGTVHCGHEGGGPCNEPEGLGQRVTIPDNEFHAWSVVIDRRTSSWQDEKITWLLDGAPFHSITGKTLNDEGTWATLAHSPMYILLNVAVGGTWPGNPNKATEAGYKNMMEVAYVAVYETTN, encoded by the exons ATGCTCAACTTCATTCCCATCATCGCAGGCCTCGCCTCTCTGGTCTCAGCTACCAGCGCCCCAGCACGCCCCGATCTCAAACTCATCTGGAAAGACGAGTTTACCGGGTGTCAAGGCTGCTCACCCAAGACGAGCAACTGGAACACtgctctcaacatcaactccAATAACGAACTCCAGACGTACTCCACCTCCAACAAGAACATCCAACTCTCCGGCGGTGACACCCTCCAGCTTGTTCCCTGGAAGGATGGGAAGGGCGAGTGGACTTCTGGACGTCTCGAGTCCAAGAAGGCTTTCCACGCAGACAAGAACAAAGCTCTTCGTGTAGAGGCCAGTATTCGAATGGGTGATTCAGCTCGTAAGCAGGGAATCTGGCCTGCCTTTTGGATGCTCGGCGATGCACTCCGCCACGGAACTGGATGGCCTCTTTGTGGCGAGATCGACATCTTCGAGAGAGTTAACGGCGACTTGACTGGCTTCGGTACTGTTCACTGTGGTCATGAGGGCGGTGGTCCTTGCAATGAGCCCGAGGGTCTTGGACAGCGAGTTACCATTCCGGATAACGAGTTCCATGCTTGGTCTGTGGTTATCGACCGACGGACTAGCAGCTGGcaggatgagaagatcacTTGGCTTCTCGATGGAGCGCCTTTCCACAGCATCACGGGCAAGACCCTCAACGATGAGGGAACTTGGGCTACTCTGGCTCATTCTCCAATGTACATTCTCCTCAACGTCGCCGTTGGCGGAACCTGGCCT GGTAACCCTAACAAGGCCACCGAAGCCGGCTACAAGAACATGATGGAGGTCGCCTATGTCGCCGTCTACGAAACCACAAACTAG